A window of Puntigrus tetrazona isolate hp1 unplaced genomic scaffold, ASM1883169v1 S000000223, whole genome shotgun sequence contains these coding sequences:
- the rpl18a gene encoding 60S ribosomal protein L18a, with amino-acid sequence MKASGTLREYKVVGRLLPSAKNPAPPLYRMRIFAPNHVVAKSRFWYFVSQLRKMKKASGEIVYCGLVHEKSPLKVKNFGIWLRYDSRSGTHNMYREYRDLTTSGAVTQCYRDMGARHRARAHAIQIMKVQIIEANKCRRPAIKQFHDSKIKFPLPHRVLRRQHKPRFTTKRPNTFF; translated from the exons ATGAAGGCGTCTGGCACA CTTCGGGAGTATAAGGTTGTGGGGCGTCTCTTGCCCTCTGCTAAAAACCCCGCACCCCCTCTCTACCGCATGAGGATCTTCGCCCCTAACCATGTAGTGGCCAAGTCTCGCTTCTGGTACTTCGTCTCCCAGCTGAGGAAGATGAAGAAAGCCTCCGGAGAGATCGTCTATTGTGGCCTG GTCCACGAGAAATCTCCTCTCAAGGTGAAGAACTTTGGCATCTGGTTGCGTTACGACTCTCGCAGTGGAACCCACAACATGTACCGCGAGTACAGAGACCTGACCACGTCTGGAGCCGTCACTCAGTGCT ATCGTGATATGGGGGCCAGGCATCGCGCCCGAGCTCACGCCATCCAGATCATGAAGGTGCAGATCATCGAAGCCAACAAATGCCGCAGACCCGCTATCAAGCAGTTCCAC GACTCCAAGATCAAGTTCCCTCTTCCTCACCGGGTTCTGCGTCGCCAGCACAAGCCCCGTTTCACCACCAAGAGACCAAACACTTTCTTTTAA